A single genomic interval of Daucus carota subsp. sativus chromosome 1, DH1 v3.0, whole genome shotgun sequence harbors:
- the LOC108206642 gene encoding protein FAF-like, chloroplastic, with protein sequence MEEMYVNKSSSAPNNNCFLEELSPTMMEKQGITSVLRCDDSQGLKPAEGTSFRRTLSADMSSKTWLAQNGFKHPTMKKIASSGQLAIISALDSLSEGEGRVRVQKQDDVWGTIISQKKSDEAELPPPYVHPLLKKSSSTLSEKSLEICTENLGSETGSDGFSSYSSSEANSEASDFDKEEESRHEDIKNHLGDEFPVVAKYSYSGAADKKMMQKHRSFPPPLSSLARSNNEGPHVHMHSQRVNGRLVLQAVAVPSTKNFQAQREDGRLRLTLLSTTSPEEKEDEEHPVFDEVVDAKGDDKQVEEDLEEMFEIFKEDENNAQIGGQVEEDKGSVMKLERPKMKSGTINVHRSALMMKKLVAIENQNSTWSDNFNYKTPAKMIEDAMTKELTLLPQSLPPLPRATRLMPGTQAGTATAASYNSYEYFWRAKPGTTSIKNELPRPVTTILKKQLTRPATTNLKNQLAHHVSPHRNNITNGVIGVFKPKGIEQKEIVVLRNCKEARKSLLFWDAHCIATS encoded by the coding sequence ATGGAAGAGATGTATGTCAACAAGTCTAGCTCAGCACCAAACAACAACTGCTTTCTTGAGGAGCTGTCGCCAACCATGATGGAGAAGCAAGGGATCACTTCTGTTCTTCGTTGCGATGATTCGCAAGGTCTAAAGCCTGCTGAAGGGACCTCCTTTCGCAGAACACTCTCGGCTGACATGTCCTCGAAAACATGGTTGGCGCAGAATGGTTTCAAGCATCCGACCATGAAGAAAATTGCTTCCTCGGGCCAGCTTGCCATCATCTCAGCCCTTGATTCTTTGTCCGAAGGAGAAGGCAGAGTTCGTGTGCAGAAGCAAGATGATGTTTGGGGCACAATTATATCGCAGAAAAAGAGTGATGAGGCTGAACTTCCACCTCCTTATGTTCATCCTCTTTTGAAGAAAAGTAGCAGCACTTTGAGCGAGAAGAGCCTTGAGATATGTACTGAAAACCTAGGATCTGAGACGGGGTCTGACGGGTTTTCGTCTTATTCCTCTTCTGAGGCTAACTCGGAGGCGAGTGACTTCGACAAAGAAGAGGAATCTCGACATGAAGATATCAAGAATCACTTGGGAGATGAGTTTCCTGTAGTTGCAAAATATAGTTACTCTGGCGCTGCTGATAAAAAGATGATGCAAAAGCACCGATCTTTCCCTCCTCCGCTTTCTTCACTCGCACGGAGCAACAACGAGGGACCACACGTTCACATGCATTCTCAGCGTGTTAATGGAAGACTAGTCCTGCAAGCGGTGGCTGTTCCATCGACTAAAAACTTCCAGGCTCAGCGTGAAGATGGACGTCTTCGCCTTACACTACTAAGCACAACGTCTCCAGAGGAAAAAGAGGATGAAGAGCATCCAGTTTTTGATGAAGTGGTGGATGCAAAAGGGGATGATAAACAAGTGGAGGAAGATCTAGAGGAAATGTTTGAGATATTTAAAGAGGATGAGAATAATGCACAAATTGGTGGACAAGTTGAGGAGGACAAAGGAAGTGTGATGAAACTGGAAAGGCCAAAGATGAAAAGTGGTACCATAAATGTGCACAGGTCAGCTTTGATGATGAAAAAACTAGTGGCAATCGAAAACCAGAATTCTACATGGTCTGACAACTTTAACTACAAAACACCAGCCAAGATGATAGAGGATGCCATGACCAAAGAGCTAACTCTCTTGCCTCAGTCACTCCCTCCGCTACCACGAGCAACGCGGCTCATGCCTGGCACACAAGCAGGCACAGCCACAGCTGCCTCATACAATTCTTACGAATACTTCTGGCGAGCCAAGCCTGGGACAACAAGCATAAAGAATGAACTCCCTCGGCCTGTTACCACAATTCTAAAGAAACAACTTACTCGACCTGCCACCACAAACCTAAAGAATCAACTCGCTCACCATGTGTCTCCACACAGAAACAACATTACCAATGGAGTGATCGGGGTTTTCAAGCCAAAGGGAATTGAACAGAAAGAGATTGTGGTGCTGAGGAATTGCAAGGAAGCAAGGAAGTCACTTTTGTTCTGGGATGCACATTGCATCGCAACATCCTGA